The Anopheles cruzii unplaced genomic scaffold, idAnoCruzAS_RS32_06 scaffold01612_ctg1, whole genome shotgun sequence genome includes the window AGCTTTCCACAGGCTCTGCACGACTGTATGCAGTATTTGCAAGTGCCACCGTCACGGTACGAAGAATACTCGGCACTAAACTTCCCGAACGACCCGCAAACGAAGTGTCTGGTGCGGTGTGTCGGGTTGAACCTGCGCTGGTGGAACGACACCACCGGAGTCCACACACCCGTGATCGCCAACTTCTTCCGACCGGATCCTACCGATGTGCACTACGAGCGAGCTACGAAGGAGTGTGTGGAGCACCGACTGAAGCCGACGTTCGGCAATCCTTCGCCACAGGACTGCTGTTGTCGGGCATACAACACCTTTGTGTGCTACCTGGAAAACTATGGGAACCTTGTGTACAGTCCCCAGTACTATCCCGAGGATCGCTCCCGGCAGGTGCGAATCGCGTACGATTGCATCAATATGCTGCAGGTACCAAAAACCCTGCTACAGCGTTTCACCAAGGATGGTTTCCCCGATGAACCCAAGACACGGTGTCTCGTCCGATGTTTCTTCGTGCGCCTGGGATTGTATGACGTAGTGCGAGGCTTTGACCAGCGCCGGTTGTATACGCGCGACTATGAGACTCCCGACAAGCGGTACCTGTCGAAGGAAACCCACGAGAAGCTGTTTGCCATACGTTCAACCAACCACGATCAGTGCATGGAGGTGAACCGCGCGTATCGTGAAGTAATTGGAGAACTGGGTACACCTTTCTACAGTGTCTCGATCATGCAACAGGCCGCGACCCAAGCTTTGAGCGATGGATCGCCTTGTAAGGTACTGAACCATACTAAAAACCCACCTAAGGAATACTGCGGCCCTTGGTTAAGTTACTGTCCTTCGTTGGAGTTTGTGGATCCTTGTGTCGCCAACGTATGGGAAACCGCTCCGGTGGTCGTCTAACTGGGGCTTCGTGGTTTTATAAAATTTCCGAAAATCTACTTAAAAAATACTCTAGATCAATAACTCGATCAATAAAGCAGCTTCAAAATCATCTAGCCTTCCGTCACTCTAATACGGTGTTCCCAATAACTGTACGAGTTATATAAGCCTTAAAGTTTCACTTCTAGCTAACACGGTGAAGTTAAGCGCATCAGTAAGACCTTTGGATTGAGCCACTGTATTGAACCACTTTTAGCGGAAAAGTGTTGCCAGtcgtttgtttattgattCGTGTATCTATCCATTCATTTATTTGCTTCTATTTAATATCTAATGTTAGATGtattgtttaaataaatttggaAACGCCCAAAGGCAACGTGATTTGGGGTTAATGGAGTCTTTTGGATATGATGGACCATGATAGAAACCTAgatatttctttatttgtgTATGTTTTTGATAGTCTACGAGCAAAGAACCAAACTGTATGTTTACTTGGTAAGAAAGATACAAAACATGCTAGGAATGTTCATCACATCATCTAGTACCGCGGAAGCGTTCCAACGACGCACAAAGAATGAATTAGCAAATATtcttcatccatttttttaaactccaGTTGGTCGCCTTTGTgttcgaacgatcgaacgTCTGGAAATGATGACTCATACTCCCACATAGGTCTTTCTAGGTACGTGCGGATGGTACTGCTTTatgttagaaaataaaattaccatCTTGGGCTGCTATAAAAGCTCTTCCACATGCTTGAGAAATGTATTATTGTGCAGCGAACAGTGCACAGCAGCATACCTCAAGCACCGGTCCAGCTCCAGTGTCGGATTGTctagtgtttttgttgttgacgaTCAATTGTTCGCGCTTTTCGCACGACATCATGGGTCTGCTAGGAGTGCTTTGGTATCAGTCGATGGTGATTGCAGTAGCGTCTGTGGGCTTCAGTGTCGCTAGCCGGCCGTCCGATGTGTCACATCTGTATTTGGAGAAGAGCTTTCCACAGGCTCTGCACGACTGTATGCAGTATTTGCAAGTACCACCGTCACGGTACGAAGAATACCAGGCGCTAAACTTTCCGAACGACCCGCAAACGAGGTGTCTAGTGCGGTGCGTCGGGTTGAACCTGCGCTGGTGGAACGACACCACCGGAGTCCACACATCCGTGATCGCCAACTTCTTCCGACCGGATCCTACCGATGTGCACTACGAGCGAGCAACGAAGGAGTGTGTGGAGCACCGACTGAAGCCGACGCCCGCTAATCCTACGCTGCAGGACTGTTGTTTGCGGGCGTACAACACCTTTGAGTGCTACCTGCAAAACTATGGGAACCTTGTGTACAGTCCCCAGTACTATCCCGAGGATCGGTCCCGGCAGGTGCAGGTCTCGTATGATTGCATCAATATACTGCAGGTATCGAAACCCCTGCTACAGCTTTTCACCGAAGATTCGGTGCCCGAAGACCCCGGGACACAGTGTCTCGGGCGGTGTTTCTTCCTTCGCTTGGGTCTGTATGACGAAGAGCGAGGCTTTGACCTGCGCCGGTTGTACACGCGCGATTATGTGACCCCCAACAAACGCTACCTGTCGAAGGAAACCTACGATAAACTGTGCGCCATACGTTTGACCAGCCCTGATCAGTGCACGGAGGTGAACCGT containing:
- the LOC128276570 gene encoding general odorant-binding protein 45-like, with product MGLLGVLWYQSMVIAVASVGFSVASRPSDVSHLYLEKSFPQALHDCMQYLQVPPSRYEEYQALNFPNDPQTRCLVRCVGLNLRWWNDTTGVHTSVIANFFRPDPTDVHYERATKECVEHRLKPTPANPTLQDCCLRAYNTFECYLQNYGNLVYSPQYYPEDRSRQVQVSYDCINILQVSKPLLQLFTEDSVPEDPGTQCLGRCFFLRLGLYDEERGFDLRRLYTRDYVTPNKRYLSKETYDKLCAIRLTSPDQCTEVNRAYFGVIKELETSFHSLSIAHEAARKALSDGSTCAALEP
- the LOC128276569 gene encoding general odorant-binding protein 45-like, with amino-acid sequence PQALHDCMQYLQVPPSRYEEYSALNFPNDPQTKCLVRCVGLNLRWWNDTTGVHTPVIANFFRPDPTDVHYERATKECVEHRLKPTFGNPSPQDCCCRAYNTFVCYLENYGNLVYSPQYYPEDRSRQVRIAYDCINMLQVPKTLLQRFTKDGFPDEPKTRCLVRCFFVRLGLYDVVRGFDQRRLYTRDYETPDKRYLSKETHEKLFAIRSTNHDQCMEVNRAYREVIGELGTPFYSVSIMQQAATQALSDGSPCKVLNHTKNPPKEYCGPWLSYCPSLEFVDPCVANVWETAPVVV